The following are from one region of the Candidatus Syntrophosphaera sp. genome:
- a CDS encoding UPF0164 family protein: protein MNIKLLSLLATLALVLPLAAGRYAGDFMMIGAGVRPLGMGGAFAALANDGSAIYWNPAGIAQIRESELSAMHAFLYGGLASYDNINFCQPLPNGVTIGL, encoded by the coding sequence ATGAATATTAAACTGCTATCTCTCTTAGCCACTCTGGCCCTTGTTCTGCCACTGGCCGCCGGCCGTTATGCCGGGGATTTCATGATGATCGGTGCGGGTGTCCGCCCCCTGGGCATGGGCGGTGCCTTTGCCGCCTTGGCCAACGATGGCTCCGCGATCTATTGGAATCCCGCCGGGATCGCACAGATCCGGGAATCGGAATTGTCGGCCATGCATGCCTTTCTCTACGGCGGGCTGGCCTCCTACGACAACATTAACTTTTGCCAGCCCCTCCCCAACGGCGTGACCATCGGCCTGAA